The following proteins come from a genomic window of Campylobacter coli 76339:
- a CDS encoding Methionine ABC transporter permease protein, whose protein sequence is MNETSVIDAFLGRISQFFAEFSWQDIKEVSLNSIETFGQNYENILKPALNETIYMSLMAVFFGFILAIIPGILLAIWDKNGIKHNKIAYGILDFITNILRAFPFLILIVVLLPLSKIIVGTSIGTNAAIVPLAIGIAPYLAKMLESAFKEVDHGIIEAAKSYGASNTQIIFKVIFSEALPNIISGITLTLIFTIGFSALAGTVGGGGLGDVAIRYGYERFNKEIMIQTVVILLVLVQLVQILGNLFYTWAKNSKTLYIFATLIVLLIINIIININNGESFIWQAILLIILTLYSVYKFLKK, encoded by the coding sequence ATGAATGAAACATCTGTAATTGATGCATTTCTTGGAAGAATTTCACAATTTTTTGCCGAATTTTCTTGGCAAGATATTAAAGAAGTATCTTTAAATTCTATCGAAACCTTTGGACAAAACTATGAAAATATTTTAAAACCCGCTCTAAATGAAACCATTTATATGAGCTTAATGGCTGTATTTTTTGGTTTTATTTTGGCAATAATTCCTGGAATTTTACTTGCTATCTGGGATAAAAATGGTATCAAACACAATAAAATCGCTTATGGAATTTTAGATTTTATTACCAATATCTTAAGAGCTTTTCCTTTTCTTATACTTATCGTTGTTCTTTTACCTCTTTCTAAAATTATAGTGGGTACTAGCATCGGTACAAACGCAGCTATAGTTCCTTTGGCTATAGGTATAGCACCTTATCTTGCAAAAATGCTAGAAAGTGCTTTTAAAGAGGTAGATCATGGAATTATAGAAGCTGCAAAAAGCTATGGTGCAAGCAATACTCAAATCATCTTTAAAGTCATTTTTAGCGAAGCTTTACCAAACATCATCAGCGGTATTACCCTGACCTTGATTTTTACCATAGGCTTTTCGGCACTTGCAGGAACTGTCGGTGGTGGCGGACTTGGAGATGTGGCGATTCGTTATGGCTATGAACGCTTTAACAAAGAAATCATGATCCAAACAGTGGTTATCTTGCTTGTATTGGTGCAATTAGTTCAAATTTTGGGTAATTTATTTTATACTTGGGCTAAAAATAGTAAAACCCTATACATTTTTGCTACTTTAATAGTCCTGCTTATAATTAACATAATTATCAACATAAACAATGGTGAAAGTTTTATTTGGCAAGCAATTCTTTTGATTATTCTTACCTTATATTCTGTTTATAAATTTCTTAAAAAGTAA
- a CDS encoding Methionine ABC transporter substrate-binding protein: MNIKNLIVASFLGLAVNLTATETISVAATPVPHAEILEQAKPELEKQGYKLEIKEFTDYVLPNLAVDSGEVDANFFQHTPYLEEFNKNKGTKLTKVANVHIEPMAVYSKKYKSLDDIKEGATIAIPNDPTNESRALDIIAKKGLVEFKEKALKTPLDITTNPKKIKFVELKAAQLPRALNDVDFAVINSNYALSANLNPAQDSVFIEDKESPYANILVVKTGNENNPKVQALVKALQSDKVKQFIIEKYKGSVLPAF; encoded by the coding sequence ATGAATATCAAAAATTTAATCGTAGCAAGTTTTTTAGGTTTGGCTGTAAATTTAACGGCCACAGAAACTATCAGTGTCGCAGCAACTCCAGTTCCTCATGCTGAAATATTAGAACAAGCAAAACCTGAGTTGGAAAAACAAGGTTACAAACTCGAAATCAAAGAATTTACAGACTATGTTTTACCTAATCTAGCTGTAGACAGCGGAGAAGTGGATGCAAATTTCTTTCAGCACACACCTTATTTAGAAGAATTCAATAAAAATAAAGGTACCAAACTCACCAAAGTAGCTAATGTGCATATCGAACCTATGGCTGTTTATTCTAAAAAATATAAAAGTTTAGATGATATCAAAGAAGGCGCTACTATAGCTATACCAAATGACCCAACCAATGAAAGTAGAGCTTTAGATATTATTGCAAAAAAAGGTTTGGTGGAATTTAAAGAAAAAGCTCTTAAAACTCCACTTGACATCACAACAAATCCGAAGAAAATAAAATTTGTAGAGCTTAAAGCTGCTCAACTTCCAAGAGCTTTAAATGATGTGGATTTTGCTGTAATTAATTCTAACTATGCACTTTCTGCGAATTTAAATCCAGCTCAAGATAGTGTTTTTATAGAAGATAAAGAAAGTCCTTATGCGAATATCCTTGTAGTGAAAACAGGAAACGAAAATAATCCTAAAGTTCAAGCTTTGGTAAAAGCTTTACAAAGCGATAAGGTTAAGCAATTTATCATTGAAAAATACAAAGGCTCAGTTCTACCTGCATTTTAA
- a CDS encoding Methionine ABC transporter substrate-binding protein, with product MKLFKFILLFCLLNLSPIFAKTITIGATPNPFASLLETVKDDFKNKGYELKIVEFSDYILPNRALEEKELDANLYQHKPFLEEYNAQKGTKLTATTPVVIAPVGIYSKTIKDLKNLKKGARVAIPNDATNESRALELLEKAGLIELNQNTLKTPLDIKKNPKNLKFIELKAAQLPRALGDVDIAVINSNFALGAGLNPIKDTIFREDKDSPYVNYVVVRFEDKDSEKTKIIDEILRSDKFRKIINEHYKDVLIPAF from the coding sequence ATGAAATTATTTAAATTTATTTTATTGTTTTGTTTATTGAATTTAAGTCCTATATTTGCTAAAACCATCACTATAGGAGCTACGCCCAATCCCTTTGCAAGCTTACTAGAAACAGTTAAGGATGATTTTAAAAATAAGGGTTATGAGTTGAAAATAGTAGAATTTTCTGATTATATACTCCCTAATAGAGCTTTAGAAGAAAAAGAACTTGATGCAAATTTATATCAGCACAAACCTTTTTTAGAAGAATACAATGCTCAAAAAGGTACAAAATTAACCGCAACGACGCCTGTTGTCATCGCACCTGTAGGAATTTACAGCAAAACAATCAAAGATTTGAAAAATCTTAAAAAAGGTGCTAGAGTTGCCATACCTAATGACGCCACAAATGAAAGTAGAGCTTTAGAACTTTTAGAAAAAGCTGGCTTAATCGAACTCAATCAAAACACGCTTAAAACCCCATTAGACATAAAGAAAAATCCTAAAAATCTTAAATTTATAGAATTAAAAGCTGCGCAACTTCCAAGAGCTTTGGGCGATGTGGATATTGCCGTGATTAATTCTAATTTTGCCCTTGGAGCTGGACTTAACCCGATTAAAGATACTATCTTTAGAGAAGATAAAGACAGTCCTTATGTAAATTATGTTGTAGTTCGTTTTGAAGATAAAGACAGTGAAAAAACCAAAATTATAGATGAAATTTTAAGAAGTGATAAATTTAGAAAGATCATCAACGAACACTATAAAGATGTACTGATCCCTGCATTTTAA
- a CDS encoding Methionine ABC transporter substrate-binding protein — MKFKKVLLGILCATSFLFGAEKSIVIGATPTPYAEILNFAKPIFKEKGWDLEVKEFSDYNIPNISLNEKDLDANLYQHNPFLEDFNTHKGTKLSSLGSIVLVPMAIYSNDIKDIKDIPNGAKIAIPNDATNESRALDLLTKAGLIEFKTSSTLKTPLDISKNPKNLKFIELKAAQLPRALNDVDLAVITTNYALGAGLNPLKDGIFIEDKDSLYAIVLAVRQGDEKSEKSLVLKEILTSDKIKNFINEQYKGSVIPTF; from the coding sequence ATGAAATTTAAAAAAGTATTACTAGGTATTCTTTGCGCGACAAGCTTTCTTTTTGGAGCTGAAAAAAGTATTGTGATAGGAGCAACACCTACTCCTTACGCTGAAATTCTTAATTTTGCTAAACCTATTTTTAAAGAAAAAGGTTGGGATCTTGAAGTAAAAGAATTTAGTGATTATAATATACCTAATATCTCACTTAATGAAAAGGATTTGGATGCAAATTTATATCAACATAATCCTTTTTTAGAAGATTTTAATACTCACAAAGGTACAAAATTAAGCTCTTTAGGTTCTATTGTTTTAGTTCCTATGGCTATTTATTCTAATGATATTAAAGATATTAAAGATATCCCCAATGGTGCCAAAATAGCCATTCCAAATGATGCTACAAATGAAAGTAGAGCTTTAGATTTACTTACTAAAGCTGGCTTGATAGAATTTAAAACTTCAAGCACTCTTAAAACCCCGCTTGATATCAGCAAAAATCCTAAAAATCTTAAATTCATAGAGCTAAAAGCTGCACAACTCCCAAGAGCTTTAAATGATGTGGATTTAGCAGTCATTACGACAAATTATGCTCTTGGCGCAGGGCTTAATCCTCTAAAAGATGGAATTTTTATCGAAGACAAAGACAGTCTATATGCTATCGTTCTAGCAGTAAGACAAGGTGATGAAAAAAGCGAAAAAAGCCTAGTTCTTAAAGAAATTCTAACCAGTGATAAAATAAAAAATTTCATCAATGAGCAATACAAAGGCTCTGTAATACCTACTTTTTAA
- a CDS encoding Flagellar basal-body P-ring formation protein FlgA, which translates to MSYGANLEEVKIALAKEFKNNFPKLIIKNIDLKITNLPKDFEQYQFIRIANGRFNQAQGFVRAEFKTPKNIQKNVFFRYFMQANLEVLRSERSIQRGDRLSALDYKSVLMDFDKVPSNALALEDTHNLIAKSNINKNTILKENMFKTMALIRRNDPIIGVLSDGNVDVLIELTALHSADIGERIRAKSKEGKVMQGIVTGKNRMIIQ; encoded by the coding sequence TTGAGTTATGGTGCAAATTTAGAAGAGGTCAAAATCGCTCTTGCTAAGGAATTTAAAAATAATTTTCCAAAGCTCATTATTAAAAACATTGATTTAAAAATCACTAATCTACCTAAAGACTTTGAACAATACCAATTTATAAGAATAGCCAATGGTCGTTTTAATCAAGCACAAGGATTTGTAAGAGCCGAATTTAAAACCCCAAAAAATATACAAAAAAATGTATTTTTTCGTTATTTTATGCAAGCAAATTTGGAAGTATTAAGAAGTGAACGCTCTATACAAAGAGGAGATAGGCTTAGTGCTCTTGATTATAAAAGCGTGCTTATGGACTTTGATAAAGTTCCTTCCAATGCCCTAGCCCTTGAAGATACTCACAATCTCATAGCAAAAAGCAATATCAACAAAAATACCATTTTAAAAGAAAATATGTTTAAAACCATGGCTCTCATTCGCCGCAATGACCCCATAATAGGTGTTTTAAGTGATGGAAATGTTGATGTTTTAATAGAACTTACAGCCCTACACAGTGCCGATATAGGAGAAAGAATTCGAGCAAAAAGTAAAGAAGGTAAAGTCATGCAAGGTATAGTTACAGGAAAAAACAGGATGATTATACAATGA
- a CDS encoding UbiX family decarboxylase associated with menaquinone via futalosine → MKILLGISGSSSTHLGLKLLKNLENKCELYCIVTEGAKISFEAENKKNLEKICQEEFQNICFLNDNNLSASVASGSFGIEKTIIAPCSISSLAKIHAGLADTLLMRAAAVALKERKSLILGVREMPFSTLNLEHMLKLSQLGVIIAPPIMASYSHANNLEQMENFIIGKWLDLLGISHNLYEKWQNF, encoded by the coding sequence ATGAAAATTTTATTAGGAATTTCAGGATCTAGCAGTACACATTTAGGACTTAAACTCTTAAAAAATTTAGAAAATAAATGCGAGCTTTACTGTATTGTCACTGAGGGCGCAAAGATAAGTTTTGAAGCTGAAAATAAGAAAAACCTAGAAAAAATTTGCCAAGAAGAATTTCAAAATATCTGTTTTCTAAATGACAATAATTTAAGCGCAAGCGTTGCAAGCGGATCTTTTGGTATAGAAAAAACCATTATTGCACCCTGCTCTATCTCAAGTCTTGCTAAAATTCACGCAGGATTAGCTGACACTCTTTTAATGCGAGCTGCTGCCGTGGCTCTAAAAGAAAGAAAAAGCTTGATTTTAGGAGTAAGAGAAATGCCTTTTTCAACCTTAAATTTAGAACACATGCTCAAACTTAGTCAGCTAGGCGTTATCATCGCACCTCCTATTATGGCAAGCTATTCTCATGCAAACAATCTAGAGCAAATGGAAAATTTTATCATAGGAAAATGGCTAGATCTTTTAGGAATTTCTCATAATTTATATGAAAAATGGCAGAATTTTTAG
- a CDS encoding Phosphopantetheine adenylyltransferase, with protein MTCLYPGTFDPITNGHLDVVKRALKIFDKVIVAIANSEHKKPCFKLKQRKELAKLATSNLNNVEIITFDNLLVDLAKELKVNTIVRGLRAVSDFEYELQIGYANHTLWEEIETIYLMPNLKNAFISSSIVRSIASHGGDVSALVPKEILPFLKDLPCM; from the coding sequence ATGACTTGTTTATACCCAGGAACCTTTGATCCTATCACAAATGGACATTTGGATGTGGTCAAAAGAGCGCTTAAAATCTTTGACAAGGTGATCGTAGCTATAGCAAATAGCGAACACAAAAAACCTTGCTTTAAACTAAAACAAAGAAAAGAGCTTGCAAAGCTTGCCACCTCAAATTTAAATAATGTAGAAATTATCACTTTTGATAATCTTCTTGTGGATTTAGCCAAAGAACTTAAAGTAAATACTATAGTAAGAGGGCTTAGAGCGGTAAGTGATTTTGAATACGAACTGCAAATTGGCTATGCAAATCATACTCTTTGGGAAGAAATCGAAACCATTTATCTAATGCCCAATTTAAAAAATGCATTTATCTCAAGCTCTATAGTCAGATCTATTGCTTCTCATGGGGGAGATGTCAGCGCCTTAGTTCCTAAAGAAATTTTACCTTTTTTAAAGGATTTGCCTTGTATGTAG
- a CDS encoding Thymidylate kinase has protein sequence MYVVFEGVDCVGKSTQISLLKECFKEAVFTAEPGGTKLGTHLRELLLHKPYQLDKKTELLLFLADRAQHYDEVLKVNQDKLIISDRSFISGMAYAKDFENEELFRLNAFALENFFPQKVIFLKGDENLIKERLSQKEQDAIEKRGIGYFLNVQDKLENTLQFLKEKINLQVLTLNANDTKENLHQKIKDFLQ, from the coding sequence TTGTATGTAGTTTTTGAAGGAGTAGATTGCGTTGGTAAAAGTACGCAAATTTCACTTTTAAAAGAATGTTTTAAAGAAGCCGTTTTTACAGCGGAACCTGGAGGAACCAAACTAGGTACACATTTAAGAGAGCTTTTGCTTCATAAACCCTATCAGCTTGACAAAAAAACCGAGCTTTTACTCTTTTTAGCCGATCGTGCGCAGCACTATGATGAAGTTTTAAAAGTAAATCAAGATAAGCTCATCATCAGCGATAGAAGTTTTATTTCAGGCATGGCTTATGCAAAAGATTTTGAAAATGAAGAGCTTTTTAGACTTAATGCTTTTGCTTTGGAAAATTTTTTCCCGCAAAAAGTTATTTTTTTAAAAGGTGATGAAAATTTAATTAAAGAGCGTCTTAGTCAAAAAGAACAAGATGCTATAGAAAAACGCGGAATTGGTTATTTCTTAAACGTGCAAGACAAACTCGAAAATACTCTTCAATTTTTAAAAGAAAAAATAAATCTTCAAGTTTTAACCCTAAACGCAAATGATACAAAAGAAAATTTACACCAAAAAATAAAGGATTTTTTACAATGA
- a CDS encoding Histidyl-tRNA synthetase: MINALKGMKDLSDKDALYYEKIIKTCEEVAKNYGFNFINTPHLEQSILFKRSVGESSDIVGKEMYEFVDKGGNEVCMRPEGTAGVVRAYIEKKLDKNISVKRWFYHGSMFRYERPQKGRLREFHQFGVESFGIPSVYEDASIILMLVEIFSRLGIDFKLQLNSLGCSQCLPKYRDKLVGFLDSKEGFCEDCLRRKNLNPIRVLDCKNEHCQNLLENAPLLINNLCASCQKDFETLQQILKDNGVKFELDSKLVRGLDYYSKTAFEFISDEIGAKAAIAGGGRYDRLIEYLGGKSGYGIGFAMGIERIIAILEQKEELEKREGIYLCAMDEIYIPKLLQIATKLRKKHKVILSYEARKLAKHLENGDKINSKHFLCMGENEAKNESLFYKNLENKDEKMIKISDLENAL, from the coding sequence ATGATTAATGCTCTAAAAGGTATGAAAGATTTAAGCGATAAGGATGCGCTATACTATGAAAAAATTATCAAAACTTGTGAAGAAGTTGCAAAAAACTACGGGTTTAATTTCATCAATACCCCGCATTTAGAGCAAAGTATACTTTTTAAAAGAAGCGTAGGAGAAAGTTCTGACATCGTTGGCAAAGAAATGTATGAATTTGTAGATAAAGGGGGCAATGAAGTCTGTATGCGCCCTGAAGGCACAGCAGGAGTCGTGCGTGCCTATATAGAAAAAAAATTAGACAAAAACATCAGTGTGAAGCGTTGGTTTTATCATGGTTCTATGTTTCGTTACGAAAGACCTCAAAAGGGTCGCTTAAGGGAATTTCATCAATTTGGAGTTGAAAGCTTTGGTATACCTAGCGTTTATGAAGACGCAAGCATTATTTTAATGCTAGTAGAAATTTTCTCACGCCTTGGTATTGATTTTAAACTTCAGCTTAATTCTTTGGGTTGCTCACAATGCTTGCCAAAATACCGCGATAAACTCGTTGGATTCTTAGACTCCAAAGAAGGTTTTTGCGAAGACTGTTTGCGCAGAAAAAATTTAAATCCTATTCGCGTTTTGGATTGTAAAAACGAACATTGTCAAAATTTACTTGAAAATGCTCCACTTTTGATCAATAATTTATGCGCCTCTTGCCAAAAAGACTTTGAAACACTACAACAAATTTTAAAGGATAATGGAGTTAAATTTGAGCTAGACTCAAAGCTTGTGAGAGGTTTGGATTATTATTCTAAAACGGCTTTTGAATTTATAAGTGATGAAATAGGTGCAAAAGCTGCTATCGCAGGTGGAGGACGCTACGATAGACTTATAGAGTATTTAGGAGGAAAAAGTGGTTATGGCATAGGTTTTGCCATGGGTATAGAAAGAATTATAGCCATCTTAGAACAAAAAGAAGAGTTAGAAAAAAGAGAAGGAATTTATCTTTGCGCTATGGATGAAATTTATATCCCAAAACTTTTGCAAATTGCTACCAAACTTAGAAAAAAACATAAAGTGATCTTAAGCTATGAAGCTAGAAAACTTGCTAAGCACTTAGAAAATGGAGATAAGATAAATTCAAAACATTTTCTTTGTATGGGAGAAAATGAAGCAAAAAACGAAAGTTTGTTTTATAAAAATTTAGAAAATAAAGATGAAAAAATGATTAAAATTTCAGATTTGGAGAATGCTTTATGA
- a CDS encoding Arginine decarboxylase has protein sequence MMNYGIDIWGNENFIIKNGKVCINHEKKPAIIDIVKELRDDGYKGPLLLRFPHLIQKQIESIYGSFNKARKEFDYKGKFNAVYPLKVNQYPGFVKNLVRLGKDYNYGLEAGSKAELLLAMAYNNEDAPITVNGFKDRELINIGFIAAEMGHNITLTIEGLNELEAIVDIAKERFKPKPNIGLRVRLHSAGVGIWAKSGGINSKFGLTSTELIEAVNLLKENKLLEQFTMIHFHLGSQITEIHPLKKALNEAGNIYTELRKMGAKNLKAINLGGGLAVEYSQFKNEKSRNYTLREYANDVVFILKNIAEQKKDLEPDIFIESGRFVAANHAVLVAPVLELFSQEYTESKLILKKQNPKLIDELYDLYKSIKPSNALEYLHDSIDHLESILTLFDLGYVDLQDRSNAEILTHLITKKAILLLGDKQNPADLLAIQDEVQERYLVNFSLFQSIPDFWGLEQNFPIMPLDRLDEEPTRSASIWDITCDSDGEISYSKNNPLFLHDVDVEKENYFLGFFLVGAYQEVLGMKHNLFTHPTEATISVNEKGYEIEGIIEAQSILDALEDLDYDIHTIMDILNERISNSKLVNEKQKKHILGELYLFLNDNGYLKSIGV, from the coding sequence ATGATGAATTATGGAATTGATATCTGGGGAAATGAAAATTTTATCATCAAAAATGGTAAAGTTTGTATCAATCACGAAAAAAAACCTGCCATTATCGATATAGTAAAAGAACTAAGAGATGATGGATACAAAGGGCCTTTACTCTTAAGATTTCCTCACCTAATCCAAAAGCAAATTGAAAGTATTTATGGAAGTTTTAATAAAGCTAGAAAGGAATTTGACTATAAAGGAAAATTTAATGCCGTTTATCCTTTAAAAGTCAATCAATATCCTGGTTTTGTAAAAAATCTCGTTCGCTTAGGTAAGGATTATAATTACGGTCTTGAAGCAGGTTCTAAGGCAGAGCTTTTGCTTGCCATGGCTTACAATAACGAAGATGCGCCTATTACCGTCAATGGATTTAAAGATAGAGAGCTTATAAATATAGGTTTTATAGCTGCTGAAATGGGACACAATATCACCTTAACCATAGAGGGGTTAAACGAGCTTGAAGCCATTGTTGATATAGCCAAAGAACGCTTTAAACCTAAGCCTAATATAGGCTTGCGTGTGCGTTTACACTCTGCAGGTGTAGGAATTTGGGCAAAAAGTGGGGGGATTAATTCTAAATTTGGACTTACCTCCACTGAACTTATAGAAGCGGTTAATTTACTCAAAGAAAACAAGCTTTTAGAGCAATTTACCATGATACATTTTCATCTTGGCTCGCAAATCACTGAAATTCATCCTCTTAAAAAAGCTTTAAACGAAGCAGGTAACATCTATACCGAACTTAGAAAAATGGGGGCTAAAAATTTAAAAGCTATCAATCTAGGTGGCGGTTTGGCAGTAGAATACTCACAATTTAAAAATGAAAAAAGCCGAAATTATACCTTAAGAGAATACGCCAACGATGTGGTATTTATCTTAAAAAATATAGCCGAACAAAAAAAAGATCTTGAGCCTGATATTTTTATAGAAAGTGGGCGTTTTGTCGCGGCAAATCACGCCGTTTTAGTCGCACCTGTTTTAGAGCTTTTCTCTCAAGAATACACAGAAAGCAAGCTTATACTAAAAAAACAAAATCCAAAACTCATCGATGAACTTTATGATCTTTATAAAAGTATAAAACCTTCCAATGCTTTAGAGTATTTGCACGACAGTATCGATCATTTAGAGAGTATCTTAACACTTTTTGACTTGGGTTATGTGGATTTGCAAGATCGTTCGAATGCTGAAATTTTAACTCATCTAATCACAAAAAAAGCTATTTTACTTTTAGGCGATAAACAAAATCCTGCGGATTTGCTCGCCATACAAGATGAAGTACAAGAAAGGTATTTGGTAAATTTTTCACTCTTTCAAAGCATACCTGATTTTTGGGGCTTGGAGCAAAATTTCCCTATCATGCCACTTGATAGACTCGATGAAGAGCCAACAAGAAGTGCAAGTATATGGGATATAACCTGCGATAGCGATGGTGAAATTTCGTATTCTAAAAACAATCCTTTATTTTTGCATGATGTAGATGTAGAAAAAGAAAATTATTTTCTAGGTTTTTTCCTTGTAGGGGCTTACCAAGAAGTGCTTGGAATGAAACACAATCTTTTTACTCATCCTACCGAAGCAACGATAAGCGTAAATGAAAAAGGTTATGAAATCGAAGGAATTATAGAAGCCCAATCCATACTTGATGCCTTAGAAGATCTAGACTACGATATACATACGATTATGGATATTCTTAATGAACGCATTAGTAATTCTAAGCTTGTCAATGAAAAACAGAAAAAGCACATTTTAGGCGAGCTTTATCTTTTCTTAAACGATAATGGATATCTAAAAAGCATAGGAGTATAA
- a CDS encoding Serine acetyltransferase, with translation MGFFGIIKEDFSQPKAQDPAYNSCIELFFNYPGVWAVVNYRFAHFFYTKNFKRTARIISGISQFLTGVDLHPGATLGRRIFIDHANGVVIGQTAVIEDDVLIYQGVTLGGTSLEKGIKRHPTIKKGVIIGSGAKVLGNITIGENAKIGSNAVVVKDVGANLTAVGIPAYIVEERRKNKENTRAVDANCEDKLEKLERKIAELEKALSNMK, from the coding sequence ATGGGATTTTTCGGCATTATAAAAGAAGATTTTTCCCAACCAAAAGCACAAGATCCAGCGTATAATTCTTGTATAGAACTTTTTTTCAATTACCCAGGCGTATGGGCGGTGGTAAACTACCGCTTTGCGCATTTTTTTTATACAAAAAATTTCAAGCGTACCGCTAGAATAATCAGTGGAATTTCGCAGTTTTTAACAGGCGTAGATCTGCACCCAGGTGCGACTTTAGGCAGGCGTATTTTTATAGATCATGCCAATGGAGTAGTGATAGGACAAACTGCAGTCATAGAAGATGATGTTTTAATCTATCAAGGCGTAACCCTAGGCGGAACCAGTCTTGAAAAAGGCATCAAACGCCATCCCACTATAAAAAAAGGAGTGATTATAGGCTCAGGTGCAAAGGTACTTGGTAATATCACCATAGGAGAAAATGCCAAAATAGGCTCCAATGCCGTTGTTGTTAAAGATGTAGGAGCAAATTTGACTGCAGTAGGAATTCCTGCCTATATAGTAGAAGAACGACGCAAAAATAAAGAAAATACAAGAGCTGTTGATGCAAACTGCGAAGATAAACTCGAAAAACTAGAGAGAAAAATCGCAGAACTTGAAAAAGCTTTATCAAATATGAAATAA
- a CDS encoding Aspartate aminotransferase, translated as MLTQRSQVLEESITLAITALANELKAKGEDVISFSAGEPDFDTPQTIKNAAIAAIEKGCGKYTAVAGIPEVLKAIQNKLKKDNNLDYETSEIITNVGAKHSLFECMECLVEEGDEVIIPSPYWVSYPEMVKFAGGKPVFIEGLEENGFKITAEQLKKAITPKTKILMLNSPSNPVGSIYNKEELLNIAKVLEGTKIIVLSDEMYEKLRYDGFEFVAFASVSEDALNRTVTINGLSKCGAMPGWRFGYMASKNKALISAVKRLQGQSTSNICSITQHAAIPALNGECDEDIEKMRQAFEKRRDLALDMLCQIPNISVYKPEGAFYLFVNTQKIEKDSMKFCQKLLEQEKVAVVPGVGFGMDGYFRLSYATSDELIKKGLERITRFIKNYK; from the coding sequence ATGCTAACCCAAAGATCACAAGTCTTAGAAGAATCCATTACTTTAGCAATCACCGCACTTGCTAACGAACTAAAAGCAAAAGGTGAAGATGTAATCAGCTTTTCTGCAGGTGAACCTGATTTTGACACCCCTCAAACCATCAAAAACGCAGCTATTGCCGCTATAGAAAAAGGTTGTGGCAAATACACTGCTGTTGCAGGAATTCCTGAAGTTTTAAAAGCTATTCAAAACAAACTCAAAAAAGATAACAATCTTGACTATGAAACAAGTGAAATTATCACAAATGTAGGAGCAAAACATTCACTTTTTGAATGTATGGAATGTCTAGTTGAAGAAGGCGATGAAGTCATCATCCCTAGTCCTTACTGGGTGAGCTATCCTGAAATGGTTAAATTTGCAGGTGGAAAGCCTGTATTTATTGAGGGATTAGAAGAAAATGGCTTTAAAATCACTGCTGAGCAGCTTAAAAAGGCTATCACCCCTAAAACTAAAATTTTAATGCTTAATTCCCCTTCAAATCCTGTAGGCTCTATCTACAACAAAGAAGAGCTTTTAAATATTGCTAAGGTTTTAGAAGGCACAAAGATTATCGTATTAAGCGATGAAATGTATGAAAAACTTCGCTATGATGGCTTTGAATTTGTAGCTTTTGCAAGTGTAAGCGAAGATGCCCTAAATCGCACTGTAACTATCAATGGACTTAGCAAATGTGGTGCTATGCCTGGATGGCGTTTTGGCTATATGGCAAGCAAAAATAAAGCTTTAATTTCAGCCGTTAAAAGACTTCAAGGTCAAAGTACTTCAAATATCTGCTCTATCACTCAGCACGCTGCTATACCCGCTCTAAATGGAGAATGTGATGAGGATATAGAAAAAATGCGCCAAGCTTTTGAAAAGCGTCGTGATTTGGCTTTAGATATGCTTTGCCAAATTCCAAACATCAGTGTCTATAAACCTGAAGGAGCTTTTTATCTTTTTGTAAATACTCAAAAAATTGAAAAAGATTCTATGAAATTTTGCCAAAAACTACTAGAACAAGAAAAAGTTGCTGTAGTCCCAGGTGTTGGTTTTGGTATGGATGGATACTTTAGGCTTTCTTATGCTACAAGCGATGAGCTTATCAAAAAAGGCTTAGAAAGAATAACTCGTTTTATTAAAAATTATAAATAA